GCCGCCCGCCGGGCGACCATAGTTTCCAGGCCGCGCACCAAGCCGGCCAGCAGGCCCCGCAGCCAGGGCGGGTATACCTGCTGGGTCCGGATGTTTAAGGCATAATTCTCCCGCACGTCATAAAGAAACTTCCGCCCGGAGCCCAGCCGGTGCCAGAGCAGGGTCAGGGGCAGCAGCTCAGGGGCATGAACGAGCACCACGTCGGGTTGTACTTGGTGGAGCAGGCGCCAGTAGCGCCATTGGGCGCCTAAGCGCTGCCAGCTCAACCGGCTGCCCCGGAGCAGGGAATGAAACCGGATGCCGACCGGGGTATCTGCGGGGGCAGGCGCCCAGCGGCCGGCAATGTGGACCGTATGCTGCTCACCGGCCCGCTCTACGAGCGTGCGGCCAAATTTGCCGTACATGCGCGTGTCGTCCAGAGGTTTGAGGACGGAGGCCAGAAGGAAGGTAGTCGGCTGCATTGCTGAGTGCAAAGATGCCGGTTCTGCGAAATAGTTTGGCTTCCCGAAGGTTGGAACCACTGTCGGCTGCTCAGCGCCACGAACTAAACCAAGCGGCCGGCTGCTTCAGGGAAGTTGGTTTAGTTGGTCCGCCGCTGCTCGGCGTCGTTGCCAAACTCTCGGGGGGCGACTTTTAGCTGCCGATTGCCAAAGTCGTAGGAGAGGGACAAGCGCACAAACCGGCTGCTGTTGTTCTCGCTGTACACCTGCTTGACGCCGTTGACCGTGGACGTGTAATCTTTCAGATAGGCCGTGTTAAATACGTCATTGAGCAGCAGGGTGGCCTGCACCCGGTTACGAAACAGGCGCTGCTGCCAGGCTAGGTTCAGGCCGGCCAGGTAGCCCGTGGTGTACAGGCCCCGGGTTACCGGGGAGCTATAGGTATAGTCGGCCTGCAGCTTGGTGGTAGGGCTCAGGGTAAAGGTATGACTGGTAGCGGCGTAGAGCTGGGGCGTGTTGCGGGGTACCGCGGCCAGCGCCCCGGTAAAGCGGCTGCGGGAACCGAGCAGGTAGAGCGTGTTGTGGGTTTGCCACCAGCTAGTTGGCGTGGCCGAGTAGGTAGTGCCCAGCCCGAAAGCAAGCTCCCGGAAGTAATTTTGGCGGCTGATAACCAGAGTATTCGTGGTCGGGTTGGCCGTGAAAACGGGCCCGAAACCGTCGGTGGTGCGCGACAGAAAGGCCGTGGTACGCAGCGCCTCTCGGAAAGTGTGGGTCAGCTCCAGGTTGTCGACGAAGCTGGGTTGCAGAAACGGGTTGCCTTCCGAGTAGCTGGTGCTGTTGATATAGGAGCGGAACGGGTTGAGCAGGGCGAAGCCGGGGCGGTTTACCCGGCGCCCGTAGGTAGCCTGCATCTGCTGATTCTCGCTGGGCTGATAAGTAAGGTAGGCGCTGGGAAAAGCTTTCAGGTAGTCATTAGTAGTGCGCTGGTCCAGCGTGGCCGAGTAGCCCCGGGTTTGGGTTTGCTCCAGGCGCAGGCCCAGTTGCAGGTTCCAGTGGGTACTCAGGCGGCGGGTCCCGCTCAGGTACAGGGCCTGGGTCTGCTCCCGGTACTCGAAGCTGTTCGACTGGCTGGGGTCCAGGATGGGCCTAGCTGGCCGCGTATTGTAGTACTGCAGGGCGCTCCGGCTTTGAATCAGGCTGACTTTCGCTCCGTAGCTCAGCCTGGCCCACTTCAGCGGGTGCTCTACATCGACCTTGCCGCTGAAATTCTGAATCTGCTGCCCGGAAATATTCTGGGCCGCCAGATTCGGGTTCAAAAACTCCTGTGCGGGGGAAAAGCTGGCGGAGGCAAAACGGTTATCCACCTCGGAGCAGTAGGAGAAGTAATCAGCATCGAGGGAAATCCTGCGCTGCAACGTATCCAACACAGTTACGACGTGGGCGTTGGCGGCGTGGCTGTTGGTGCGCACCAGCCGGGTCCCAGTAATCATCAGCACCGAATCCAGGGTGTGAGCGGGGTTGAACAGGCCGATTCGGGTGTGGTCCTGGCTGCTGGGGGCCGAAGTAGAGCTACCCGCGTACTGCAGGCCGATGGTGGTGTGCTGGGTTAGGTCGTAGTCTAGGGCCAGCTGGCCGGCAGCAGTACCTGTTTGCTGCCTGGCGGCGTAGCGCAGCTCCCAGGAGCCGGCGGGGTAGTAGGTGTCCAGGCGTTGCTTTACCCGGGTATTTCCCTGCTTGCCGCTGGCGCTGAGCGTGAGCCGCAGCTTGTCTTTGCTGTACACCAGGTTGTTTTGCAGCGTAGCGGCCCCGAAGCTGTTTTGCTCGTAGGCCAGGGTTGTCGTGTTTTGCCAGGCGTTGGTCGGCCCTTGCTTGAGGTTGATGTTCAGCAAGCCCCCGTCGCCGCTGGCCTCGTACTGGGCCGGCGGATTGGTAATCACCTCCACGTTGCGGATGCTGCTGGCTGGAATCGACTTGAGGTAGGCCACCAACTCCTCGCCCGACAACTCCAGTAGGCGCCCGTTTACCATCACCCGGGCCGAGCCTTTGCCCAGCATGCTGATACTGCCGTTGCGGACGAGTACCCCCGGCGCGGCGGCCAGGGCTCCTACAGCGTCTCCACCCACCGCGGCCACGCTGTTTTCCACGTTGAACACGACCCGGTCGGTTTGGTATTCGACTAGCTTTTTGCGTCCTACTACTACCACTTCCTGCAAACTGGCCGTGCTAGGTTGCAACACGATTGGGGCAATAGTAAGGCTCTTGCTCAACGGCACATCCTGCTCCCAATCGGTGAACCCCAGGAAGCTGACCCGGAGCTTGTAGGTGCCGTGGGCTGCCGTCAGGGCAAAGCTTCCGGCTTCGGTGCTGACGGTGGCGGCTACCAGCTTTCCATCGGCTCCGAACAAGACCACGTTGGCCCAGCCAATGGGCGCTGCGCCATCTGTTATATTGCCGCTTATCGTGTTTTGGGCCGCCGCCGAATTGGACAGTAAAAAGGCAACCAGCAACAGGCCGCACCCAACGTGGCGCAGGTAGCCAAGTGGCGTTAGGAGGGAAGCGCAGGAGCGGGAAAAGGACCGGGAAAAGGTAGTAGTCAGGAAGTGGGCAAGCACGGTAAGCATGGCGGCAAAAGACTGGTAGAGCTTGGCATCAGCGCCAAGTCTGCCAAAGGTGAGGTGCCGCCCCGGGCCCCGCGACTGACTAAAAAAAGTCGAACCCTTTTCCTCCCGAAAAATGAGTTCGACTTCACTCAGTAGACGTTCGACTTTTGTGTTATACTCTAATGAATAAGGGCTTAATGGTTGTTTTAGTCAAATCTCAACCTGTCCCGAATCAGGTGCTACGGTATTGGGTTGGGGTTAGTCCGGTCTGCTTTTTAAAGGAAGTATTGAACGACGACTTGGAGTTG
Above is a genomic segment from Hymenobacter cellulosivorans containing:
- a CDS encoding outer membrane beta-barrel family protein, whose amino-acid sequence is MLTVLAHFLTTTFSRSFSRSCASLLTPLGYLRHVGCGLLLVAFLLSNSAAAQNTISGNITDGAAPIGWANVVLFGADGKLVAATVSTEAGSFALTAAHGTYKLRVSFLGFTDWEQDVPLSKSLTIAPIVLQPSTASLQEVVVVGRKKLVEYQTDRVVFNVENSVAAVGGDAVGALAAAPGVLVRNGSISMLGKGSARVMVNGRLLELSGEELVAYLKSIPASSIRNVEVITNPPAQYEASGDGGLLNINLKQGPTNAWQNTTTLAYEQNSFGAATLQNNLVYSKDKLRLTLSASGKQGNTRVKQRLDTYYPAGSWELRYAARQQTGTAAGQLALDYDLTQHTTIGLQYAGSSTSAPSSQDHTRIGLFNPAHTLDSVLMITGTRLVRTNSHAANAHVVTVLDTLQRRISLDADYFSYCSEVDNRFASASFSPAQEFLNPNLAAQNISGQQIQNFSGKVDVEHPLKWARLSYGAKVSLIQSRSALQYYNTRPARPILDPSQSNSFEYREQTQALYLSGTRRLSTHWNLQLGLRLEQTQTRGYSATLDQRTTNDYLKAFPSAYLTYQPSENQQMQATYGRRVNRPGFALLNPFRSYINSTSYSEGNPFLQPSFVDNLELTHTFREALRTTAFLSRTTDGFGPVFTANPTTNTLVISRQNYFRELAFGLGTTYSATPTSWWQTHNTLYLLGSRSRFTGALAAVPRNTPQLYAATSHTFTLSPTTKLQADYTYSSPVTRGLYTTGYLAGLNLAWQQRLFRNRVQATLLLNDVFNTAYLKDYTSTVNGVKQVYSENNSSRFVRLSLSYDFGNRQLKVAPREFGNDAEQRRTN